TTTCACGGCCAGGCGCTCGCTGCTCATGGTGGTGCGGTCGACTTCTACGAACGCGCGCAGCTTCCGCCGGTGTTGGCCGTCGATGACGGTGTAGTGCATGACAGCGTCGGCCACAAGCCGTTCTCCCTCACCCAGGGGATGGGATACCTCGGGGGTCCAGTCCCACGGGCCGTGCTCGTGTCCGAGCCGGCGGGCGTCTGCCGCAAAGGCGAGGTGGGCGCGTACGACGGTGAGTGTGTGCGGCGTCTTCAGCGAGGCCGCTGTTGCGGAGTTGATCGGGTACGGAGGCCGGCCCCGCAGGGCTGGGAAGTCCCGCGTCAGGCGGGCACCCTCGCCCGTGAGGTACCAGGCGCGGGTGCGGTTGGACTGGGGCAGCACCGTGTAGTCGACGAGACCCTTCTGCCGCAGCTTGTTCAGTGGGGTGGAGACGGTCTGGCGGGCGGCGTTCGGCCGCAGCAGATCGTGGAGTTGGCTGGTGGTGGCCATCCGGTGCTGGGCGAGCGCGGACAGAAGCTGATGGGGCAGCGGCTCGTCGGGCCTGGGAGTGTACGACGCAGCGGTAGCGGCCACCGGTGTCCCTTCTTGGCGGGAGACATGGTCGAACTCCCAGGTCGAAGCGGAGTGTTGATGTTCTTGAGGAAACCCGCCGCCCCCGACCCGACCACCGACCACGACGCCCCAACCATGGTCACGATGGGGACACAGAGGGCGTGGTCGGGCCCGTGGTCGGCCCGACCACGGGCTGGGCGCTGCTGCGCGGTGCGCCCTTGACGGCGATGGTCAGCTGACCCGTCCGGGGCGGGAGAGCCTGCCCGGATCCCGGAGGACGACGAGACGCCGCCGTACTGAGCTGGTGCCGCCGGATCGGGATGGATCGGGGGAGCCCCGCCAAACTGACGGAAGGTCGGTTCAGGGTCTGGTGCCTGGAATACCTCGGGTGCACCGCCGCCAGCTTTTGGTCGGTCGGGCGTGGCTGGCATCGTGTATGCCGCGTGCGCCGAGGACCTTCACTCGCTTGATCCGGCAGTGGTGCCGGTCGACGCTGGCGAGGAGAGGGGATCCCTGCACCGCTGCGTCAGCGCACTCGGGCAGTGGAACGGGGCGAAAGGGCCTCAAAACCTGCCGGGCAAGGGCTGACGGTCGAAGAGAGCGATGGCCGGCCCGGGATCCGAGGATCCCGGTGGG
The Streptomyces umbrinus genome window above contains:
- a CDS encoding replication-relaxation family protein; amino-acid sequence: MAATAASYTPRPDEPLPHQLLSALAQHRMATTSQLHDLLRPNAARQTVSTPLNKLRQKGLVDYTVLPQSNRTRAWYLTGEGARLTRDFPALRGRPPYPINSATAASLKTPHTLTVVRAHLAFAADARRLGHEHGPWDWTPEVSHPLGEGERLVADAVMHYTVIDGQHRRKLRAFVEVDRTTMSSERLAVKLIDYARLFQYEAQPVGRRRPTSTGPAWLKWYPLFPRLLFVLTGASRPRLGNRISDLQAMVAQHPLVAALAREVQLGAAVLEDIEHLGPSGSVWAPLVGGELCPWTDL